The region tcctaaacctttcataaagaggttcccatttgttccaagcctctagtggctgctcaactattggcaccactacaggtggtgcctctggtaaaatgttccctgcaggaacctgttgttgcctcaggaggcagatttcttcttcctgcctcatcgCCCTAGCTTGTAAATCAACAAGCAACTACTGCTAGTTATCAGGAGCTGTctgaggggtctgaccctggtcattatcctGATGCTGTCTATCGTTCTAGTCCTGATCTTCCTAGCCAGCTAATAACTCTATTGTATTGGAAGCATACTTTCAATTTATACCTTGTTGCAATaatcaatgcggccagttaggtagtgataactaaacatTTTTCCACCTCgtggtccaagatcaagcagaaaCTCATCGACATTCGACAGTCATGCTAATAATCATGTTGATTTATAAGCACATAACAATGAACATTTAGAACTTAGCAATTAAcaattaacgatgctaataagcatgttctagaaatatgagtgctaataagcacgttcttgctcatcatgcagcagtcaagggccaaccCTATTAGTGTATCTCgtgcatgcaggtaaagcattgaTATTCTATTGAAGCAGTTAAAcgcataaccacataaatagttactgaaccatgagtcgagcttgtctttagtggtgagtgtacatgtccagccagtctacaagaaccctaaaccttggcacgcactgataccaagttgtaacaccctaggtATCTAGAACTGTCAtgctatgtactttaaatagtacttaacttgctaaacgagtcattggGCCATGAACGTGCCTCTAAGTATTATTAATTGGCCAGGGTTAAAATCTCAGTCGAAAGGAAtggtatattttaatataaacgttaaattgtacatgggatcccataaaagtgtttacaaagttgtttacaatccaaaattgtCATTACAATCCAAAAGTTACAATtcaccgacctaagtggcaaaatagggttaaatcctagttcccctaagaaacaccttggtcgtggtggtcaagcggccgcatatgtacacattgctgccttagctctccactcaaggttgtgtaagcttctctttccctttacctgcaccacatagcacctgtgagctaaggctcagcaagaaaacttattactgcatgtatacgaATAATAATAACGATCATGAAATCATTCTGGGGCTCACAGCCCTAATTAGATGATGACTATTAAGTCGGGATGGGGTCCCACGCCCTGGATTaatgactgttaagtcattctggggtcctgtaGCCTGAATAGATGATTATTAAGTCAACCTGGGGACCTgtgctctgaatagatgactattaagtcaacctAGGGACCTGCGCCCTAAGTCATGTAactatcaagtcacctgagccCTTTTAgtcttggctctgagtaactagccataggctagccaagcgctttagttttcttcgaccaataggtcaaacgagcatataatgctcttgttgattagatctaatcatatcgaccagcattCAATACGtcattgccgctcttgactcataagtcaattccatacaaccagtgctcaacACTATTGTCGTTTTTGACTGATAAGttagtgccactcacaagtacgCAATGCAACTAGGCATTCACAATGCAacaaatgtccatatatagagcactcaacatgcctcatcaataatcatgtatgtcacataatgggtgtagCTTTCGTACATtagacttgagcgtaaaataagttaagaacggcccttgagaacgatcctgatcttaggcccttagcggtcacctaattatAACCAACTATGAAGTCCCATCAATAAACTGAGTAATAACATATTCCTAGACTAAAACCCAacccccgggacctcgaatcctactaaaatggttagtagattcattcccgagccttaaggttcgAAAACCTGCGCTTAAAACCGAATAAAAACATGTCTGGCCAAAAACAGACAGGCGGGttgcgacctgcccccaagggttgTGGCTCGCCTCCCAGATAGACAGGCCCCCTGTCTAGGTGCCaagggtgggccgcgacttgcccttgaggtttGCGGCGCGCCTGCCAGACAGAGCCCAGTGAAGGCTctggggttcactcaagtcgcgACTCCCATGAACTCAGTTacgacttgaccccgcgaacctagctcccctgcattttcttcaatccaaactcagccaaaactcaacaaaacaatcccaatatcaaaaccaaaaaccaacacaacattatcaccaatctaacagcaaaacccaagcttcatatCACTTAAAACATCACCAAATACACAATTCACAGTCTAAGACTCTCAAACTCAAACACAACTTAAACCAGTCAAAAACAGAGTTATAAATCTCACCTTAGCTAGAAATTGAATCCTTCCAACTGCTACAACTCAAACCTAATTCCCAAGCCTCAAAACCTCAAGCTTGAATTCTCTACTTTTGCCTCAAAATCCCAACCGAGTAGAAGAGAAGAAGtaatcgagagagagagaaaagagaaaccTCTATTTTACCTTGTTAATTCTACAACCTTCCTCAAGTCAAAGCTATATAATATagatgtacgccctaaatatccgcacactattggcgagctggaaaagggcctaattcgatccgccacgtgtaaatcgtccacccggagctgttgttaCGGGCTTCCATCTGTctagcccgagctgattagagagttagcagTTTACTCGAAGGTAGCGGGTCAACGGTATAGATATCACGAgttggcgctacatcaagctcgtgatgcggcagagatctgacacccgaatccttgtaaaaacaaccacgcaatataaacgtgcatatatcagacatcacgtgtctattcgattcctgaattctcagacacgcagtataaacgtgcgtattcagacatcccacgcctggtttgggccatgcggcccattatccctccttacctattgattagaccacacttcactgtcaggttttaggaattaatcatcagtgtcacagagatgacgtgaagggtaaggagatcacgggatgaccccattgccaacccaggtttcctcttcctataaataccaaggccctgggcattgcaaggggttggcatattttttgtaaagaagtaCTCTATAAGGATTagccaagagatatcaataatatcgactggtggactagagggatttttaaccttcgaaccacctaaaatgaaaggagtgatcaccttcccatgtTATTAATTTCTCAAGCCTAGAATTAagctattttcatattacggttcactaattagcactaatccatcctatttattcgtataattaatagtcggcgaagaaccgcgtcaacaatagcctaaaatgactaaaatgcccctaggaccATTCTActtcctcaaagccacccaagggcataaTTGTCATTTCAACCtacctcgttaatcataattaacgtcctccaattcccgctacgtccattcctcaaataattactaaatcatatcccattactcaCTCATTCCCGGTAACGTACTAAGTACCAAtttacctctaggctcaccccaagcccggtaattaacctcgttatgacaaaaccgctaacttgcttcctaggatcgtctcatgccgaatagttcaaacatatccacataataatgtgatctcacccatatatcacatacatgcacataaatatacaaatataaccatataataaatcaatgcacataatcattcatatcatcacataataatacattaaatcaattatggtcctcctggtcccctaatccaagcactaagccacatcagggaatttgggacattacaccgaCCCTTTCTCTCTCTTGGCTCGGTTGCCCTGCCTGCCTACCCGACCCACCCAAGGCCAAGCCCAACCCTCTGCAGCTCAAGCCCACCGGCCACCACTCAACCCTCTGCCACCCAAGCCCAGCCCTCCCTCTGCAGCTCCTCTTGCCGCCTGGCTCTCCTCGGCGTCAGTCCGCACCACACAAACGACCGTAGGCCTTCCACCCGTCAACGAGCCAGTCAGCTCCGCAACCAACCTCGCCGACAACCACGAGCCACCGAGTCCCCGACCAGACCCCAACCTCTCTTGGCTCTCAGCAGTCTTTGTCTGGTTAGtgttttcacttttttttttatatatatattcattatataatatataagttATTAACTtattactatatatataacagaaatatatatataaatatatatatatattaggcatGTGATTGGAATAATAGAATAAATCTGAATAAGAAATTAGGACCAAGTTGAATAAAACCTCTCAGAACTTTTTGAGTAAAcaagttttatgatttttattttttcttttgctATGAGTCTTGTTAATTTTGATATTATGAGATACAATTTATTGAACAACTCAGTCACGTGTGCTATTGGTGAGCGAGGAACTATGTACAAGGATTTTCCAAATGCTTCTGTTCAGTATCTTAATCTTATTACAAGACAAGGTTTTGTTTGGAATGTTTTTTCAAATGGGAGTgataaattgttttttaaaatggGAGTGATATATACATTGTATCTTAATCTTAAGACTTGTTATTTTTTCTGTAACTATTTCAATAATTAAGGAGTTATAAGTTTGACAATTTCAAAAGCTATCGTATTATTTGTTAAACGTGTATTTTTATCATATATTTAACCAGTTTGTATGTTTGTGTTATTTTTTGTACAAATTTATGAGTAAAAGAGCAAGTTGTGGTATTTTTATAAAGCCTAGTATCCTAAAATCCAAAAATTCATAAAACATATgccttttatttatttgtttgttgaTATTAAATTaggtaattaatttattatttttctaaagcctagtatatatgtatatatgtaattatattttaaaagataTATGCAACTCATGTCTACTTTTTAGAGTTAGATGTGTTAGAAATTTGCCTAGAAGTTATTGAGAAATTGACAattatttatatttgttaatttaCAAATTGGAGCGAAATCATAAACTTTATGTTTGTAGTTGTATTTTGAGACTTTTGAcatttttatatttgtaatttgaactttagataataaataatatataaatgattGAACTTTGAACTTTATGTTTGAATGTTTTAGTATATTAATTTTGTAGTTTGTTTCTTGAAATGCATTAAAATCAcgtttattttctaatttttaattttttataaacttatatttcataattatatttttttcaaaatttttactAAAGaccaatttgtaaaaaaaaaatcaatttgcaacaacaaactttaaaaattaaaaaaaaggtaaaaaaaaaatagtatttttaaaaaatttgtacCAATGCCTATTTTTTCAGCCCAAAGCCCAGCAAACCTAAAACCGAACAAAGACGCGAATGAtagttaattcaaaaatataattttagaaaattattttccaatcaaataatttgaaaatattaaatttaaaaataaattataaatttttgagATGGTTGggtgtttttaaaatttaaaatttatagatTAGAAAGAAAACAATAATTTGTTGTTTTCTCTTTTGCTGAAGGATTTTAACTCAGTTTTCAAaactagttttttttattttctaaaacaagTATGTCAATCAAGTTTTCATTGAAGTTTCTATTTTTTAAATTCTGAAAATGATAAAACTATTTTTGAATCCACTACCAATCACACCTAAAATTCATACCACTTTTCTCACCTGGAAACCACAAAACCAGATGCACATGAAACCCGATTCGTGTTCATTGCTATGTTTGCGGTAGAGACCACCATTCATACACTAGAATATTAatctttatattaatcaaacaaaatACACGTTCAACCAAAAATTCCTAAATAAATGGCTGACCATTCCAAACCAATTAATCCTACCGAGACTTAAAGTCTTTCTTTAACTGGGAGAGAGGGACagaaaatcttttaaaatattttaaataaaatgtaaaatgATAAACAAGCAATATAAACTGACTCTTAAATAAAATTTAGGTCTAGAACGGTCCCTAAGCCTCGTGCAAACGAAGATAAATCAAAGAAAAGATTCAAGTACTAATCATAACATTTTATAGCTCCGGAAAAAAATTAGTAATAAGTACCTCCATAATATAACACGTACACGCATCCAGCCACCAAACGATTTCTTTATCCAACAAAACAATGAAACATTAATCAAAGTCTATCAGGAACGCCTATAACAACTATACAAAACTTTggcaaaaattaataataatagtagtagtactactaATACCGCAGGCATTTCAAAATTGTTAGAGCTTATACTGAGATGACAAACTTTCCATTCCTACTTCTTAAATTAGCAAATGTTGAGCATAGCTTTGCAAAACCAAGTTGATATGATCGGACATGCTTCAATTAAACCTCAATGCATTAGCTGAATCCATCTTCGACCTCGCCAACTCAATTtcttattgtgaactctcgtggcaAAAGAAATTCCAATTAGATATTGCTTATTCTTAGCCGTGTATTTCTTCTCTGTTTCTACAAGCCAAAACTTAAAAGCATGAGTTTCAGTGGAACAAAAAATTGTCACACAAATACACAACTAAGGTGAACATCAGGGAATCAAAATACAGATACAGTTACTGCAAAAGCTACTATGAGCAACGCTTTAAAAATTAAACACAGAATACCTATTTCTATTTCAACAATTCAATTGTTTTAATCCAACTATCAACTCTAAGTGAGTAATAGGAAAGACATGAAACAACTTCTATGTTTTGAATATCTTAAAATGATGTTGTTAATTGTTGATTGTCAGTCAATGTGGAAGCTAGTACATTTTTTTCAACATTCACAGTTAAAGTATAATCATAACACATGATGCAACAACATAGCCGCATGATTTCAAACTTATGCAGAGCCAAACTTTTATCCATAAATATGATTTTGTTTATGTATCATTCCTCgcaagtaaaaataatattgtaCTGATATCGATGAGACTTCTGAAAACTAATTAACATACAACAGAGTTAAATGATCTCTGTTCTACTCTATAGACCTAAATTATCTTCACCCTCTCTTTTAAGCAGAGTGCTTCTCAACACGAACAAAGAAACACTGAAATCATTTCATTTGGACAAGACACCAACAGAAGGAGAAAACATTGATAAGCACCGTAATTGGTAAACACCATTACATTAGCTACACATTGTCAGCCCAAAAGTATTATCAAACAAGCAAAACAGATATATCTCCGTAGAGATGCAACGAGCACAAACCAAACAAAACATCCTCAAGGTTAGAGGGAAAAAAAACACAGATCTCCAACGATCACATtctctttacaaaaataaaactaCTTGTTCTCTAAAGCATTAGGTACTTCGTAAAAAATAGAAAAGAGGTTCAAAATCACTATAAGTTACCAAATCAGAGGCGATGTGTAGCCCTTTGTGTTTTCTTAAGCTCATAATCAGCATCATCAGTGGGCAACTCATAGCGACAAACAGGGCAAGTGTTCCTAATGCCCAGCCATGGCACAATACAATCACCATGATAACGATGAGAACAAGGCAGCTGCTTCGCTTGTTCCCCAACATTAATTTCATCCTTACAAACAGCACAATGTGCATTATTATTCTTTACATCCTCTTGAGTCCAAACAACAGAAGGAAGATTATTCACAGCAGTTCTAGACGCTGGAGGCCGGCCCATATCGGTTGGGGTCTCATTAAACTGCccaatcaacatatcatattctgCAGGATAAATATAATCATGCTCACCCAAATAAGGTTCATTTTCTGGGTTTGTATCCAAATTTTCAGTACTCAACAGAActtcccaatccaaattttctaaACCAACTTCTCTCTCCAAACTTATTTCTTCCTCTGAAGGAGCAACTGAACGAGAGATCGAAACAGAAATAGATCCTCTGTGATCAGCATCCATAGACAAACTTAACACATCTCTCTCATCAATCCGaccgtccacttcctcccactcAAAATCTTCAATTGTTTCTCTGTGATCCTCCAATTGAAGCGAATCCCAGCAAAGAGGAATACCTGTATCATCATCGTTCTCCTCGTGTATATGGTCCACATCATAAGATTCCTCAGACTGCATATCAATTCCGATAACTCCATTATCCTCGTCATCTGAGTCAGAGACATACCCAACAAGCCGAATACAGCTATCGAAAGCGTCCGCCCCTCTTACACTAGAAGATGATGCCTCGCCAGATTCTAAACCAGAAACCCTCCTCGCCACGAAGAAATCATCGTCACCATCAACTTCCAGGAAATGCCTATCCATTCCTAAATCAATccctaaccctaaccctaaatCCAAGTCTAAACCATCCATACCCACGTCGCAATTTCCCTCAATCACCCCAAAATTCGAATCGTCAAGCATCTCGGATACCAAATCGCAGACGCCAATCCCCGGAGACTGCTCGACACGTTGGTGGAAGAGATCGATGACAAAATTAACCTGGTTCTCGCGGTCCAAGATATCGGCGTTGGCAATCGAACCAAGCTCTGAAACATTTTCGTCGTCGTCTAAGCACCGTACGTTGATGGTGGATTCGTGCTGGGAGAGAACTTCGTCTTCGTGGACGGTGATGTGGGCATGGATAGAGTGATCGGACGGTGGGAATTCGGGATCAGAAGCATATAGGTCGAAGTCGTAGGGGGGCCAGTTGGGGAAGGAGTCAAGGACTAGGCTTTGGTCGGGGTGGCTGGGATCGTCTTCTAATTCGTGGAGACGAAGGTAGGTGACCTCCGCCATTGATGGAATCTGTTTGAGCTTTTTATGGCTTTCAGGTTGTAAGAATTGTTTGTTTTGGTTTATAAGGAAATCAGATTACGAATTTACCAAAATGTCCCCATTCCTTTGTGGTGCGTAGCTTAGCCATTTTTGAAGGATACAAGTCCCAAAATTAAAATTGTTTCTAACCAATTAAACTTTATCATTTGAAAAGTTTaactaaattaatatatttaactTTTTAGCCAAGTGTAATTAATAACACTTATTAATATGGAACTATAAAAGGAATTTAAATATGCatctatttctattttttttttaaatttcgtcACACGttaaattgttaaaaaaatatataaatttcttTTTAGATaaagttaaaatatatatatattgatgatatttttttaaaaatttaaaataataacaattttgtTAGTTTAAGAGAATATGAATACAACTGTTATCCCCGTTTTCTTCCGGGCGCCCGGGTCTACGCTTCAAAACCGCGCGCCGCCCGAATGAGTTTGGGTCCAGACCGGGCCCGTTTGGCAAAGAGTAAAATAGACGTTGGCAACCTAAGTCTAGATGAGGCCCAAAGGGCATCCGGGGAGTGTGGTCCGGGACTGTCATACGGGAGATCGTATGAGCGTGGCTTCCGATAATGACAGTCGGGATCACAGTGGatgatcccggagcctggtaaacggtccgggatCCCGGTGGAATAGCCCGAGCACCTAGTAAacgtttttatagatcaaatcagatatTATAcacagtggaacaacaatcaaattgttaatttaatcccacaagatttctagatctacttcttcacatgcatatatatatattgaatcaaatacataaatagaaaattacctcagatccttccttgctgctatctttttgtatggaaaaatccttgagatctcacaccaagaccTTCCAAAATGTTcg is a window of Humulus lupulus chromosome 4, drHumLupu1.1, whole genome shotgun sequence DNA encoding:
- the LOC133830771 gene encoding uncharacterized protein LOC133830771, encoding MAEVTYLRLHELEDDPSHPDQSLVLDSFPNWPPYDFDLYASDPEFPPSDHSIHAHITVHEDEVLSQHESTINVRCLDDDENVSELGSIANADILDRENQVNFVIDLFHQRVEQSPGIGVCDLVSEMLDDSNFGVIEGNCDVGMDGLDLDLGLGLGIDLGMDRHFLEVDGDDDFFVARRVSGLESGEASSSSVRGADAFDSCIRLVGYVSDSDDEDNGVIGIDMQSEESYDVDHIHEENDDDTGIPLCWDSLQLEDHRETIEDFEWEEVDGRIDERDVLSLSMDADHRGSISVSISRSVAPSEEEISLEREVGLENLDWEVLLSTENLDTNPENEPYLGEHDYIYPAEYDMLIGQFNETPTDMGRPPASRTAVNNLPSVVWTQEDVKNNNAHCAVCKDEINVGEQAKQLPCSHRYHGDCIVPWLGIRNTCPVCRYELPTDDADYELKKTQRATHRL